ctttgatggtggctgttgtcgttgtgttgcagGTTCGAgaccagggaggagcgaggagagggactatactgttacactggcaatactaaagtgcctataagaacatccaatagtcaaaggttagtgaaatacaaatggtatagagggaaatagtcctataattcctataataactacaacctaaaacgtcttacctgggaatattaaagactcatgttaaaaggaagtaccagctttcatatgttctcatgttctgagcaaggaactgaaacgttagctttcttacatggcacttttactttcttctccaacactttgtttttgcattatttaatccaaatttaacatgtttcattatttactctaggctaaattgatttcattgatgtattatattaagttaaaataagtgttcattcagtattgttgtaattgtcattattacaaataaataaataaaaatagtcaggttaatcggtattggctttttttgtcctccattAATCGgaatcggtgttgaaaaatcataatcggtcgacctctactaagGACCAGTTAGGAATTTCAGATGAAGACATATTACCTATTGTGAGAGGCCTGAGTTCTTCTTGAAGGTGCAGTCATTTTATCATAGTTTCTGGCATTTGATTTAAGTACTGATCAAGTAGTTAGGATGTCTTCTACTCACAGCTCGTATTCCCTCCGTGTCTCTGGGTTACTGACGATGTCCCAGGCAGCCCTGAGCACCTTAAAGGCCTCCCCAGCGCGCGGGTGCTTGTTCTTGTCTGGATGGATCtgagagaggaaggaaaagagAAAGATGGACAGATGTAAGGGGCAGTGCAGATAATGTGCTAGAGCAACTAAGGAAGGCTCAACAGGTTGGCTACTTCTAGTCATTCTCTGATTACATTTTATATTGTGGATATAAAGCAACAAAGATACATGCAGCCAGGCAGAGCTAAGGGCAAAAATGCTTTGGCTTGTGTTCTGACAGGCAAAGCTGAAATTATTTGACCATAATGGCTACACACTCGCCAGTTGATCAGTTCCACTCATTTTTATCATTCACCTGTACTCATAAAATGTAATGCCCATCTCATTTAGACTCACCTGGACAGCCAACTGTCTGTAGGCCCTTTTTAGCTCAGCTTCAGTTGCGTGGGCCTCCACCCCCAACACTATAAAAGGGTCCAGCTCCTCTTCAGGGACCTGAGCCAGCGCCAGCAGTCTCTCCAGCTCCTGCCCAGGCTGGTACCTAACTGCTCCACCGGGAGAATCTGGGGTGAAAGGGGGCACCTGGGTGGtggtgcctctcctcctcctgaacCAGCCGCTGATCCTTTGCACTAGCGAGGCCACCCTGCTCCAGACCTTGGAGTCCTGCACGGCTGTCCACCACCGCTGGCCCCTCTCCCCGCCCAGCCGGACGAGCGTGAACCGAACCCACTGGGAACCCAGCAGCACCACAGCACAGAGGAGTCCGAAGCAGGTCAGGGAGACCTGCCAGACCCACTCCACCGAACGGATGCTCTTATCCACCAGGACCGTTCCAGCGCAACTCACCCTCTCCAGCACGCGCCGGGCGTCCGCCTTCATTCCCGGCACGTCTGTGACCTTGTTGAGCAGCTGTGAGCCGAGGTCATACAGGGCTACCCCTGCGGCTTCCACAGCCACCCCGCAGCGGTGGGTCACAGAGACAATGAGCTCCACTACCATGTGGATACAGGAGATGCACCAGGGGCTGAGCGACTCTGACAGCAGCTCCCTGAAGGCCAAAGTAAGCTGGGTGCCTGTCTGACGCCGGCCCCggccctggtggtggtggtggttgcgcCTCCGGGCCTGCTTGTGCCTCCCACCACCCGATGACAGGGACCCTTTCGGGAGGTAGGATGATGATGTAGCCTGGGTATTCTGCTCGGAGGCTGCCACCACTCCTCCTCCGCTGTTCCGGAAACGGCTTTTCCTCCCTCCGGCCCCTGAGCTCTTCCATCCAGACTCCCCGTTCATGCCAGGCTCCCTCCCAACTTCGTTTCGGCCTCCTCCATTCTCGTCTTCATCTCCACCCTCAGTCTCCTCATTTCCTTCTCTGACCACATGCTCCGCCCCTTCCTGTTTCAGAGAGACTTCATCCTCTTTGGCCTCTGAAATCCCACAATACTCCGCTTCTTCTGAGTCCTGGTTGATTGGAGTTGGGATATCCTGAGGGGTAGCTTTGAGATAGTCTGTCATGTCCTCTTTGGGAACTGGTTGATGAGTTTCCTCATCTCCTCTGACTTCCCACTGGTCAGGCATGGAGGTGGAAGACGAGAGGGTAGGAACACCTGAGGGCAGCTCTTCAGGGCTCTCCTCAGCTGCCTCTACAGTCCatgtctcttcctccatctcgctCTCAGCCACCCCTTTCTCCATCTTCAGCCCTGTCTCTTGATTAAAGTGCCAAAAAAAGTCTCCACTCTCACGGCAGGTAGGGACCTTGACCCATTCTCACTGACCGCACCTTCTCTGACACTACACTTCAGCAGGGCTGAAGAGTCAGATAAGGACGGCTGAATAATACTGGAATGGCAGGCGCCATTGTCCACGGTAGCCTGTCCAATGCAGAAACTTTGAAGGCATTGGATCAAGGATCAATCATTACAATCCTTGGGCACGACTGGCCTCATCTTGTATCTGGTTATTGCCTGTGAAAAGAAAGCAAGTTTAAACATTAGCCTTAACACTTTCACTTTATTTGCACTAGAACAAAGGGTATAATCTAAAGGCAAAGCTCACAAAGAAATGACATTAAATAGGATATGGAGTATCTGCATGTATCATTGTTATTATCAATTGTGTTTTCTACTGTAGTGTGCCTTGATCAATATTCTCCATAGCACGCTTCATGACCGCAGCACTCAACGAGCTGCTTCATATCGCCGACATTTTGAAAAGATAAACCAAACTCTAAAGCTCTCTGGTTGTCAGTAGTTGCACTAGCTAGAAATATAATTAATTTCTAAACCCATAACTGACTGGGATGGAATATATCAGAGAATACTGTGGGCACTCTTCGGTTCTAGCAAATTAGCTATGTCGCCAACGTCGCGAGCAAAATGACCAACTGTCTCAAGACtaacagctagctaacattttgt
This is a stretch of genomic DNA from Oncorhynchus clarkii lewisi isolate Uvic-CL-2024 chromosome 17, UVic_Ocla_1.0, whole genome shotgun sequence. It encodes these proteins:
- the LOC139370945 gene encoding dnaJ homolog subfamily C member 14-like isoform X1, translating into MEKGVAESEMEEETWTVEAAEESPEELPSGVPTLSSSTSMPDQWEVRGDEETHQPVPKEDMTDYLKATPQDIPTPINQDSEEAEYCGISEAKEDEVSLKQEGAEHVVREGNEETEGGDEDENGGGRNEVGREPGMNGESGWKSSGAGGRKSRFRNSGGGVVAASEQNTQATSSSYLPKGSLSSGGGRHKQARRRNHHHHQGRGRRQTGTQLTLAFRELLSESLSPWCISCIHMVVELIVSVTHRCGVAVEAAGVALYDLGSQLLNKVTDVPGMKADARRVLERVSCAGTVLVDKSIRSVEWVWQVSLTCFGLLCAVVLLGSQWVRFTLVRLGGERGQRWWTAVQDSKVWSRVASLVQRISGWFRRRRGTTTQVPPFTPDSPGGAVRYQPGQELERLLALAQVPEEELDPFIVLGVEAHATEAELKRAYRQLAVQIHPDKNKHPRAGEAFKVLRAAWDIVSNPETRREYELKRMAQTELSKSMNEFLTKLQDDLKEAMNTMMCTKCEGKHRRFEMDREPAEARFCAECNRRHSAEEGDLWAESSLLGLRITYFACMDGKVYDITEWAGCQRIGISPDTHRVPYHISFGSKNNSSSTQRHRTPPGPEHPPPGPANPADLQNFFNRIFQGGPPPDMAANGGFFPSGPTPHQPSGAGPGSSGPFSPPPPQTGFFMPPGGLRPEPSETWADSGGKPPPRRRRKVRKPFQRSWRRL
- the LOC139370945 gene encoding dnaJ homolog subfamily C member 14-like isoform X2, with translation MEKGVAESEMEEETWTVEAAEESPEELPSGVPTLSSSTSMPDQWEVRGDEETHQPVPKEDMTDYLKATPQDIPTPINQDSEEAEYCGISEAKEDEVSLKQEGAEHVVREGNEETEGGDEDENGGGRNEVGREPGMNGESGWKSSGAGGRKSRFRNSGGGVVAASEQNTQATSSSYLPKGSLSSGGGRHKQARRRNHHHHQGRGRRQTGTQLTLAFRELLSESLSPWCISCIHMVVELIVSVTHRCGVAVEAAGVALYDLGSQLLNKVTDVPGMKADARRVLERVSCAGTVLVDKSIRSVEWVWQVSLTCFGLLCAVVLLGSQWVRFTLVRLGGERGQRWWTAVQDSKVWSRVASLVQRISGWFRRRRGTTTQVPPFTPDSPGGAVRYQPGQELERLLALAQVPEEELDPFIVLGVEAHATEAELKRAYRQLAVQIHPDKNKHPRAGEAFKVLRAAWDIVSNPETRREYELKRMAQTELSKSMNEFLTKLQDDLKEAMNTMMCTKCEGKHRRFEMDREPAEARFCAECNRRHSAEEGDLWAESSLLGLRITYFACMDGKVYDITEWAGCQRIGISPDTHRVPYHISFGSKNNSSSTQRHRTPPGPEHPPPGPANPADLQNFFNRIFQGGPPPDMAANGGFFPSGPTPHQPSGAGPGSSGPFSPPPPQTGFFMPPGGLRPEPSETWADSGGKPPPRRRRKVRKPFQR